One genomic region from Penaeus monodon isolate SGIC_2016 chromosome 24, NSTDA_Pmon_1, whole genome shotgun sequence encodes:
- the LOC119588987 gene encoding uncharacterized protein LOC119588987 → MAFPSLDTQVLLTPSGFLKLCETAMTILALSISQGIPGLGFGSESLDFFGGGTLIASLVVSLLLLATLLLGGQQMQKVLFETKVNFTLAALMVVLGGITIHTYSVQPGRSSPVADSGKAVGSMCLINSVFYGLDTFFAYQNYKCN, encoded by the exons ATGGCATTTCCTAGCTTGGACACGCAGGTCCTTCTCACTCCTTCGGGATTCCTCAAGCTTTGCGAGACG GCTATGACCATCCTAGCCCTCAGCATCTCCCAGGGCATCCCAGGGCTCGGCTTTGGGAGTGAGAGCCTCGACTTCTTTGGCGGAGGGACCCTGATAGCCTCGCTGGTCGTGAGTCTGCTCCTCCTCGCGACTCTCCTGTTGGGTGGCCAGCAGATGCAGAAAGTGCTTTTT GAGACGAAAGTGAACTTCACTCTGGCGGCCCTAATGGTGGTGCTAGGAGGGATCACCATCCACACCTACAGCGTCCAGCCCGGAAGGTCTTCCCCAGTGGCCGATTCGGGAAAAGCCGTCGGCTCCATGTGTCTCATCAACTCCGTCTTCTATGGCCTCGATACCTTCTTTGCTTACCAAAATTATAAGTGTAATTAA